Proteins encoded within one genomic window of Candidatus Hydrogenedentota bacterium:
- a CDS encoding methyltransferase domain-containing protein: protein MGDRKGSQRNGSATVKTLGPISDLERHLPTEWWRTLFNSLYLKTDGDVVENPENTRQEVDMATRLLGLQPNDYILDMCCGQGRHSLELARRGFRHVTGCDRSRYLIRQGRRRAKAEGLGVSFHEGDARKSRLGGRQFHAILLMGNSFGYFEQESDDEMVLKNLAQLLLPHGLVFMDLADGEWLSQHFEARTWEWIDEQHFVCRERALSKDGRRIVTREVITHAEKGVIADQFYAERLYTREQLKELLEKVGYESVRFHEPLETNSTRGQDLGMMAHRLILTVKAPRRAVPAAVAKASRTKVTVVMGDPEMPDRVKVNGQFNAEDMDTINKMKAALAELPEYEFAYLDNHQNLLRTLAANPPHLVFNLCDEGFRNDPFMELHVPALLEMLDIPYTGASPACLGLCYNKGLVNAIAQSLDIPTPLESYIGPDDSLATLPATLPALLKPNFGDSSMGITKDAVVHNAEELLEYIQWMRASYGKCAILIQEFLTGPEYTVGIVGNSGLTYTILPLLEVDYSKLDPDLPPILGYESKWLPDSPYWDQVSYREARLDSDARRQVRDYANVLFERLGCRDYARFDFRADANGVVKLLEVNPNPGWCWDGKMNIMAGLRGLRYADLLNMILKAAQERLAVPLPVNVL, encoded by the coding sequence GGACCTCGAGCGTCATTTGCCAACGGAATGGTGGCGGACGCTGTTCAATTCGCTGTATCTGAAGACGGACGGCGACGTCGTCGAGAATCCGGAAAACACGCGTCAGGAGGTGGACATGGCGACCCGCCTTCTGGGGCTGCAACCGAACGATTACATTCTGGACATGTGCTGCGGCCAGGGGCGCCATTCCCTCGAACTGGCGCGGCGCGGGTTCCGTCACGTCACGGGCTGCGACCGTTCGCGGTACCTGATTCGCCAGGGACGGCGGCGCGCGAAAGCGGAGGGGCTCGGCGTTTCGTTCCACGAGGGCGATGCGCGCAAATCGCGGTTGGGCGGGCGCCAGTTCCATGCGATCCTGCTCATGGGGAATTCCTTCGGCTATTTTGAACAGGAATCGGACGACGAGATGGTGTTGAAGAACCTGGCGCAATTGCTGCTGCCGCACGGCTTGGTGTTCATGGACCTGGCCGACGGCGAATGGCTGAGCCAGCATTTCGAGGCGCGCACGTGGGAGTGGATCGACGAACAGCATTTCGTGTGCCGGGAGCGCGCCCTGTCGAAGGACGGACGCCGCATCGTCACGCGCGAAGTCATCACGCACGCGGAAAAAGGCGTAATCGCGGACCAATTCTACGCCGAGCGCCTGTACACGCGGGAGCAGCTCAAGGAACTGCTGGAGAAGGTCGGCTACGAGTCCGTGCGGTTCCATGAACCGCTCGAAACGAACTCGACGCGCGGCCAGGACCTCGGCATGATGGCGCACCGGCTCATCCTGACGGTGAAGGCGCCGCGGCGGGCCGTGCCCGCGGCCGTGGCCAAGGCGTCGCGCACGAAAGTGACCGTAGTCATGGGCGACCCCGAGATGCCGGACCGTGTCAAGGTGAATGGCCAGTTCAATGCGGAAGACATGGACACGATCAACAAGATGAAGGCGGCGCTGGCGGAACTGCCAGAGTACGAGTTCGCCTATCTGGACAACCACCAGAATCTGCTGCGCACGCTGGCCGCGAATCCGCCGCACCTGGTGTTCAACCTTTGCGATGAGGGCTTCCGCAACGACCCGTTCATGGAACTGCATGTGCCCGCGCTGTTGGAAATGCTGGACATCCCGTACACGGGCGCAAGCCCGGCGTGCCTCGGCCTGTGCTACAACAAGGGCCTCGTCAATGCGATTGCCCAGTCGCTCGATATTCCGACGCCGCTCGAGTCTTATATCGGCCCGGACGATTCGCTGGCCACGCTCCCCGCGACGCTACCCGCGCTGCTGAAGCCGAATTTCGGCGACAGCAGCATGGGCATCACGAAGGACGCCGTGGTGCACAACGCGGAGGAATTGCTCGAATATATCCAGTGGATGCGCGCCAGCTACGGCAAGTGCGCCATTCTCATCCAGGAGTTTCTTACCGGTCCGGAGTATACCGTCGGCATCGTGGGCAATTCCGGCTTGACGTACACGATCCTGCCGCTGCTCGAGGTCGATTACTCGAAGCTCGACCCCGATTTGCCGCCGATTCTCGGTTACGAGTCCAAATGGCTTCCAGACTCCCCCTACTGGGACCAGGTGTCTTACCGGGAAGCACGGCTGGACTCCGACGCGCGCCGCCAAGTGCGCGATTACGCGAATGTGCTGTTCGAGCGTCTCGGTTGCCGCGATTATGCCCGTTTTGATTTCCGCGCCGACGCCAACGGCGTGGTGAAACTGCTCGAAGTCAACCCGAACCCGGGCTGGTGCTGGGACGGCAAGATGAACATCATGGCCGGACTGCGCGGACTGCGTTACGCGGACCTGCTCAACATGATTCTCAAGGCCGCGCAGGAACGCCTCGCTGTCCCACTCCCCGTCAACGTTCTCTGA